From one Pseudomonas sp. S35 genomic stretch:
- a CDS encoding diiron oxygenase: MIEPLIDPGIWKNRFTLGEWNTHASVRTSDHHYKLPTDIEKQLESQDWFPPALLPYLSHPEISSADPAITKRLCANHLVNFLHYTTLLEHRIVNRSVEVIIHDELEFTIPRRMKTAALQLYTDEGYHALFSNQLAEQVIDFYGMTDRPTTHRRITRLNHLIDRTPDKQRALTWFLIGFVSETIIAKDLREVCQNTLVSSVQEMLSDHLADEARHSRYFSEVFHYLWFQMSDEVRLSSARQLLEILFIFFESDKKWLERSLRSVQLSKTAVQQILITMADPQHHIFRTRSGASSTLQALKRADCFKQPEIRQMFSNRRLLDE; this comes from the coding sequence ATGATCGAGCCGCTCATCGACCCTGGCATATGGAAGAACCGCTTCACTCTTGGAGAGTGGAATACTCACGCATCGGTACGCACCAGTGATCACCACTATAAATTGCCTACGGACATAGAAAAACAACTGGAATCACAAGATTGGTTTCCCCCCGCTCTCCTTCCTTACCTCAGTCATCCGGAAATCAGCTCAGCCGATCCGGCCATCACTAAACGTCTTTGCGCTAATCACCTAGTAAACTTCCTTCACTACACAACACTACTTGAGCACCGGATTGTTAATCGCTCCGTCGAAGTAATCATTCATGACGAGCTCGAATTTACAATACCGCGGCGTATGAAAACAGCTGCGCTGCAACTCTATACTGATGAAGGTTACCATGCGCTATTTTCCAATCAGCTTGCCGAGCAAGTTATTGACTTCTACGGAATGACTGACCGACCGACCACGCACAGACGAATAACGCGGCTCAATCATCTTATCGACAGAACCCCGGATAAGCAGAGAGCGCTCACATGGTTTCTAATTGGCTTCGTATCGGAAACGATCATTGCTAAAGATCTGCGTGAGGTTTGTCAAAATACGCTGGTAAGCAGCGTTCAGGAGATGCTCAGTGACCATCTGGCTGACGAAGCAAGACACAGTCGTTATTTTAGCGAGGTATTTCATTATTTGTGGTTTCAAATGAGCGACGAAGTACGTCTCTCGTCCGCAAGACAGCTCCTAGAGATTCTTTTTATTTTCTTTGAATCTGATAAAAAATGGCTCGAGCGAAGTTTACGCAGCGTGCAATTGAGCAAGACCGCTGTTCAGCAAATACTGATCACGATGGCGGACCCACAGCATCATATTTTTCGCACGCGCTCAGGTGCTAGTTCGACGCTTCAAGCATTGAAAAGAGCCGACTGCTTCAAACAACCTGAAATCCGACAGATGTTCTCTAATAGGAGACTTTTAGATGAATGA